From the genome of Candidozyma auris chromosome 2, complete sequence, one region includes:
- the CCT6 gene encoding chaperonin-containing T-complex subunit CCT6 encodes MSSSIQLLNPKAESLRRQQALQVNIAAAQGLQQVLASNLGPKGTLKLLVDGSGNLKLTKDGKVLLTEMQIQHPTAVMIARAASAQDEITGDGTSTVVLLVGELLKQAERFISEGVHPRVIVDGFDVAREATLQYLDAFKTQPEQFDREFLLQVARSCVGTKLTADLTDVVAPIVTDAVLAVSGDDKEDTVSKKNLDLHMIEIMTMQHGHTKDTTFVKGLVLDHGARHPDMPRVVNNAFVLILNVSLEYEKTEVNSGFFYSSAEQREKLVASERKFVDAKLKKIVDLKNEVCGLDGDRGFVIINQKGIDPMSLDVLAKNGILALRRAKRRNMERLQLIVGGEAQNSVDDLSPEILGQAGKVYEESIGEDKFTYITECPESKSATILIKGSAAHELQQTKDAVRDGLRAVANVIKDEAIVPGGGAFFMSSNQHLLSSQTGILKGRNKPGIQAFAEALLVVPKTLSANAGLDSLEAISACQDEIGENRQVGVDLASGEPMDPALEGVWDSYRVLRNAVSSATGIASNLLLCDELLKAGKSSLKGQGGGNGMPQGMPQGMPQGMPQGMPQGMPGMM; translated from the coding sequence ATgtcttcatcaattcaGCTCCTCAACCCTAAGGCAGAGCTGTTAAGGCGCCAGCAGGCGCTTCAGGTGAATATCGCCGCTGCACAGGGCTTGCAACAAGTTTTGGCCTCGAACCTCGGCCCAAAGGGAACATTGAAGTTGCTTGTAGATGGATCAGGTAACCTCAAGCTCACCAAAGACGGGAAAGTGTTGCTTACAGAAATGCAAATTCAACATCCTACCGCAGTGATGATTGCACGTGCTGCCAGTGCCCAGGACGAGATCACGGGTGACGGAACGTCCACGGTGGTCTTGTTAGTCGgagaattgttgaagcaggCTGAACGCTTCATATCTGAAGGAGTCCACCCGCGAGTGATTGTGGACGGGTTTGACGTGGCCAGAGAAGCCACGTTGCAGTATTTGGACGCGTTCAAGACGCAGCCTGAGCAGTTTGACCGGGAGTTTTTGCTCCAAGTGGCCCGTTCGTGTGTGGGCACCAAATTGACTGCAGACTTGACGGACGTGGTGGCGCCAATTGTCACCGACGCCGTGTTGGCGGTCTCTGGCGACGACAAGGAGGACACCGTCAGCAAGAAAAACCTCGATCTTCACATGATCGAGATCATGACCATGCAGCATGGCCACACTAAGGATACCACATTTGTCAAGGGGCTCGTGTTGGACCACGGCGCTCGCCACCCAGACATGCCACGTGTGGTAAACAACGCGTTtgtgttgattttgaacgTGTCGCTCGAGTACGAGAAGACAGAGGTGAACAGTGGGTTTTTCTACTCTTCGGCAGAACAGAGAGAGAAATTGGTGGCGTCGGAGCGTAAGTTTGTGGACgccaaattgaagaagattgtAGACCTCAAGAACGAGGTGTGTGGACTTGACGGAGACCGTGGCtttgtcatcatcaaccaGAAGGGCATCGACCCCATGTCGTTGGACGTTTTGGCGAAAAACGGCATTTTGGcattgagaagagcaaagagaagaaacatGGAGCGCTTGCAGTTGATTGTTGGCGGAGAGGCGCAAAACTCTGTGGACGACTTGCTGCCAGAGATCTTGGGTCAGGCCGGTAAAGTGTATGAGGAGAGCATCGGGGAGGACAAATTCACGTATATCACCGAGTGCCCAGAGCTGAAGTCGGCGACGATTCTCATCAAGGGCCTGGCGGCGCACGAGTTGCAACAGACCAAGGACGCTGTTCGGGACGGGTTGCGGGCGGTGGCCAACGTGATCAAGGACGAGGCCATTGTGCCGggaggaggagctttttTCATGAGCAGCAACCAGCACCTTCTCTCGAGCCAGACGGGCATCTTGAAAGGACGCAACAAGCCAGGCATCCAAGCATTTGCCGAGGCGCTTTTGGTGGTGCCCAAGACGCTCAGCGCCAACGCAGGGTTGGACTCGTTGGAGGCGATTTCGGCGTGCCAGGACGAGATTGGCGAAAACAGACAGGTGGGCGTTGATCTTGCGTCTGGCGAGCCCATGGACCCGGCGCTTGAAGGAGTGTGGGACTCGTACCGGGTTTTGCGGAACGCCGTTTCCTCGGCCACGGGCATTGCATCGAACTTGTTGCTCTGTGACGAGCTTTTGAAAGCGGGCAAGTCGT